In the Balaenoptera ricei isolate mBalRic1 chromosome 1, mBalRic1.hap2, whole genome shotgun sequence genome, AGGCAGCAGGCCTGGTGACAGAGCAGAGGGTTTGGGGCCTTTGGCCCCTGTAGAGAGACCAATGATGGGTCCCCTGCAGGCCGCGGAATCGGTCCCTGGCCTCCCTATGGGAGggtctccctctgctcccccactCAGGCCCTGCATTTCCTGGCTCCTGGGTGTGGGTGGAGCCTCTGTCCTGACCTGTTCACCTGCCTCTTTATTTTCCCTCTGTGAACAAATCTACCagttcaaaaaggaagaaaatggacttgaagaggaaaaacaaatctaACTCTCCCCGCTGTTGCGACGGGTTGGCTTTTCTGCATAACAGCTGGGTGGCGTggaaaaagaagggtttccaTGGTAACCAGTTACAGCTCACGATTGGTGGAAAATGGCAGAACTATCCTGCATGTGAAGTTGTGCGGGGCAGGCAGGCACAGGCTCAGGGGCGGCGGTTTCAATTTCCTGGGGCGACGCTGCTCCAGGTAGTGGCGGCAGGCAGGTTTGCGTGACTGCTGTTCATTCAGCCTGCCTGGCAGGGCCTGGTGCTACCTGGTGGCGTCTAGTAATGCCTGGTGGGGCCTGGTGCGGCCTGGTGTGGCTGTGGTACCTGGGAGGGCCTGGTGAGGCCTGGTGTGGCTGTGGTACCTGGGAGGGCCTGGTGAGGCCTGGTGAAGTCTGCAGGTACCTGGGGAGGCCTGAGGGTTCCGGTAGTAGCTGGTGGAGCCTAGTGGTGACTGGTGGGGTATGGTGGGACACAGTGAGGAGGTGGGGTATAGGGAGACCTGTGGTGCCCTGTGAAGCCTCGGGGTACCTGGTGATTCCTGGGGATGCCTGTCGAGGCCTAGTGGTACCAGGGGGGTCCTGGTGAGGCCTGGTGGTGCCTATTGGGACCTGGTCCTACCTGGTGAAACCTGATAATACCTGGTGAGGTCTGGGGGTTTCTGGTAGTAACTGGTGGGGTCTGGAGGGATCTGGTTAGGCCTGGTGAGGTGGTGGGACCTGGTGAAGGCTGGGAGGACATGGTGAGGCCTGGGGGTGCCCAGCAGTGCCTTGTGGTACCTGATGGTGGCCAGTGGTGACCCCCAGGCCGAGGCACCACACCTGTGGGAAGCAACATCTCATTTCCCTGAGGGCTGGACTTGTGTCCAAATGCACAGAGAGGTGGGAGAACTTGAGCTTCTAAGGCATCCCCCTCACTAAGCCACCTGTGGCCACAGAGGAGCCGCCCTTGGTGTGCGCCTGGGGGCACCTTGCGCCGACCTAAATCTCCGTGTGCAGCGAGGCTGGCCTGGTCCCTGCACCACGCGGGGCTGGCTGTGCAGAGGAATCGCACACCGGCAGCCTCTTGGTGCGGAGGCATTAGCGTGATGAGCAGTTCCTAATTTCCGCAGTCAGGCACGTGCGTTCTGATTGAAAACCTGGGGCCTTATTATTTGAGGATTTGTCCTTTTCGGCAATTAGTGCTCATTAATACAAGTTTCTTCCTTTCAACATGCCGGGGGGACAGCACGTTCCTAAGTGTCGGTGAGGGAAAAGTCAGCCCCAGGCACGTGGACACACTCACACAGACATGGACTGACTCAGTCCCTTTGAAAGTCACGTGACACCCTTGGAAGAAAACCTGCCAAACTCCGCTTCCCCAGGCCTGGTTCCACAGTGTTTCTGGGCTGGCGACTCAGTGCAAAGCACatgctctcccacccccacctgcgACCGTCCCTAAGTTCTGGCTTCGTGTCAATTTCCAGACGTGGCCTTGGTGATGAGCTCTGACTTCGAAGGGCGCCTGTCCCAGGTCCTCAGTTCCCTAAGCCGGCGGCAGGGTGCGGGGCCCGGGTCCCCCCACCCTCCATGTGCACCGCATCCCCCGCTGGCTCTATCCTCGCCGGGCCCAGGGCGCGCTCAGCCTCGCTGCCCTCGCCAGGCCGTGCGGGTgcgccctccccagcctccccgcGCTGAGGAGGTAGAGGACAGGGTCCCCAAGGGCACCTGCACGGGAGAAAAATGTCAGCAGAACAAGCACTTGGGCAGAGTGGGCGCCTTGATGGACTTTCAGCTTCCCCGCAGCGTGTCTTTTCCTGAGCGAGATCCAGAGGAGGCCACAAACCAGCAGCTTTCCCCGTGCGTGTGTAACGGCATCTGAGGCCATGAGCCTGCTTTCAAATCGGCACATTCAACTGAGATACGAGGTGGCAGAGGGTGGGGCTGGCAGAGCGCGGGGCCTGGCCCGGAGCAGTAGATGCTGGGACTCTGCTCCACGTGAAGCCCCACAGGCTGAAACCCCCGTCCCTCCAAACCTCGGCCCTGCCGACTGCAGGCTTAGCGTCACCCACCGCGGACCGCGAACGTCTGTGACCTAGAGGGAAGTGCCCGGCCTTGGACCCAGGGTGTGGACCACGTTCCAGCCCTGCCGTTCTCTCCCCTCTTGGTGCCTCTGTTTTATTAAGGGTCACAGCAAAGCGGGGATGGAAGGCCCGTGAGGTCATCTCTTCAGCTGACAGATGGGGGCTTTGGAGACTCGGTTTCCCTCCTGTAAGTGGATGCTTTGTCCTCAGCCGGCCATGTGCAGGCAAGCCCCTTGGAGGCGAAGCCGGGTCCTGAGCGCATGTGGTTTGGCCTGTGCTTCTAAGATGCTGACAGACCGCGCTTGAGTCGGCCTTTGAAGTGAACTGATGAAGGGTTTCATTCCCCTTTGGAAGCTGGGATTAGCGCTTATTACAAGAAGAGCATTTCCTCGTCctggtggggggtggagagagcCCCCCAGGCAGAGGCCCCCCCACTgatgcttttctctctttcccacgCAGTTCCATGTTCATCCGCTGGCCCGGCTGCTCTCTAGGAAGCCATGCTTGGATCCTTATAGCCATGTTTCAGCTCGCCCTGGATCTGCCCGCGTGTGAGTCCCTGGGCCCGGGCCCCGAGTTCCGGCTGCTGCCCCGGCTGTCCCCCCGGCCGCCCCGCGTGTGGAGTTTTAAGAGCGGACAGCCCGCCCGGGTCCCAGCGCCCGTGTGGAGCCCCCGGCCGCCCCGCTTGGAGCGTGGTCACAGTCACGGGCAGATGCTGAGCCCCCGGGCCCGACGGGCGCACAGACCCAGGGACCAGGTGGCCGCTCTGGGGCCCAAAGCGGGGCTGGCCAAGCCCCCAGCTGCTGCCAAATCCAGCCCTTCcctgggctcctcctcctcctcctcctcctcctctgcggGGGGCAGTGGAGCTCCCACGGACCAGCAGGACCTCCTGCGGCGGGGGAAGAGACACCTGCAGGGGCCCGCTTTCAACAGCTTTGACTTCCGAGGCAGCAGGCCCACCACGGAGACAGAGTTCATTGCCTGGGGGCCCacgggggaggaggaggccccGGAATCCAATACATTTCCAGGCGTTTATGGCCCCACCAAGGTCTCCATCTTCCAAACGCGGAAGACAGCTGTGGCcaccgccaccgccaccgccacAGCCACCACGGCCACCTCCGTGACACTGCAGACTCAGGGGGTCACCGAGCCCCTGGACCCCAGGAGTGGGAAACCAGTTGGGGTAAGCACAACGGAGCCTTCCACCAGTCCCAGCAGAGACAGTGGCAAAGTCAGCAAGCCCCCGCGGGTTCTGGGGGAGACCTCAGGTACGCCCACCTCTTTTCTGGTTGGGACTGGGTTGGGGGgaatatttgggggggggggtgtggctTAGGAGGGATGCTGAGCTGTGCCCGGGGAATGCTGTTTTGTGAGACTCTTCGTTTCCCAGCAGGGAACCTAAAGCCATAGCCCCTCAGGGGAAGATGGGGCGCTGTGTGTCTGTGAACTTGCACATGTATATGTCCTGGCAAATCTGGGTTGTGCTCTGCAAGGAAGGGCCAGGCTCTTCTAGCTGCTGGAACGGAGCAGGGAGAGGGTCTCTCCTTAGAGGTGGACCTGAAGTGGGCACTGTACCCACCCTGCGTGTGTAGGGGTGTCTGAGCCCCACCAGACACAGGGAAACATCTTCCTCAATGGCAGAACTTCAGCTCCTGGACCAGCCTGGGAGTTAGATGTGGGCACATCTGCTGATGGAGACAGGGTATGTGGCGTCTTCAAAAACCCTCAAGGGTATGGCCCTAAGGAGGGGCAACTGCCAGACTGGCCTAGAATTAGCAGTTACCTTAAACAGCAGGAGAGCCTGAGGCCCTGTATCAGGAGGAACTTCCTGTGGTGTTAGCTGAGGCTTTGCGCCCTGACTCAGGTTGGGGGGGTGTCTTGTCCCTGAAGGTGGGTTAGGAGGTGTTTGGAGGATGGAGATCAGACAAGTGGCTTTGGTTCTTCTGCCCGTGTCATTTTAGGTGCGTGTAGACAACTAGCGTTTCTTGGCTTTGGAATATCTCGCTGCAACGTCGTTTTGTTGTTCTCTCTCCTCCTGTAACTCCTCCAATTGCTTCGAAAGGAGTAGTCCTTGAAAATCTCCCAGGCCAAAGCTTGTCCCTTCACTGATAAGCCTGCTGCATGTACCCAGCTTCAGGCCGGCCAGGGGACAGCCAGAATCCTGGACCCCTGTGTTCCCACCCACTGCCAGCATCCTTGGCTTCTGTGAACAAGCCACGGCCCTATGCCCCACCATGACTCCCAGGTTTACAGATTGTGTCCGTGCCTGCACATCCTAGACTAGCAGCAGTATCTGCTGACTTGCAAAACAGGATGCAAATTCCAGGGCGTGAGCCCAAAGGGGTGGGGGCACCGTGCAGCCTCCTCCACCCCCGGCTTGCTTCTCCACTTCCTCAGGGTTTGGACCTGACACGGATCCTCTGCAGAACCCAGAGGACAGAGAGAACTGCTCCCCAGGGTCCCTCCACAGCCAGGTTGCCATGCTGTCCCTTGCATTCTGTGTGTGCACCAGATTCTGTATCCCGGCCGGCAGGCAGGGTATGGTCAGTAGTTGGACAGGTTTCCATGGAGTAGGTGGCCTTTGTTCCATGACCTACTTCCTTCCTTCACCTGGATAAGAGAACTGCAGTTTTTATTCTGCGTGATTCTTCCCTAGAGAGCAACATATCTGTGGAAGCAAAGCCAAGCTCCATCTCAACGCCAGGGGCCGGGGGCCGGAATGGAGGGACGGAGGCTGTGAACTTGGGGGTGTCACGAGAGAGGGTCTGCAGGGCTGTGCCTCAGCTGTCTTCCACATAGCCCCCTTCTGGGATCTGGAGACACACAGTCCCTGCCATTCATCTTCTCCGTGCCCAGCGCCCAAGAGCAGTTTATAAAGCATTCGTTTTTACCTCGATAAACTCGCAAGCCATCATCATAATAGAATTTAGTGGTGCATTCATTTATTGTCATCTCCTCTGCCTACGTCACTTACTATATAGACATGAATGAGAAAACGAGTTAGCATTTCTTCCAAATTACATTTGTTATTACTAAAGTTAAATGCCCGGGACAGCGTTATAAGGCTTAGCAAATTAATTCGTAGTACATTGGATATTGCTAATCCAGCTTGACAGATGCTTATCTTGGAAAAGATTTACGGTTCTTCATAATATAATCTGCTGCTAGATTAATTTGTTTAgcacaacaaatttaaaagggggaaagtatgtgtgtttgtttctaaTGCAGAGAAATGTTCATTCTGGGAAGTGATGCTGGATGCTGAGTAGGGGCAGCCAGTGGTCCTCAGCTTCGAGTTCAAGGCAAGGAAAGAGAGGACATGCCGATGCCCCTAACCGGGCTCATCAAAGCTCAGCTGGTCCTACATAAGTGATCCAGGCCCCAGGGCACTGAGAGCCCAGGCAGGGGTCCTGCAAATCCCCCTAGTCAGCAGATGTAGACCTAGGCCCCCCAACTCGTTGGAGTATGACTGCTACTCACACTTCTCCGACAGGATTTAAGGCAGCAAGGGTGGTCTTGGGGATCCCAGAGCTGTGGTCTGGGGGGCCTTGCGTGCCACGGTGAGCGGTACGTGCTTCCAGGCTGCAGATCTGCGTGTGAATCTGGGCTCTGCTGCACGTAGCTGGCTGACCCTGGGAAAGTTCTCTTCTCTGTTGactacattttcttcatttataaaagttTAGAAATATCTCTCCTAAATGGTTGCTGTGAAGTCTCAATAAATCAACCCCAAGTACAAAACACGATGCCTGGCAACTAAGAATCCTCTATCCGTGCCAGATATTTTTATACCCAGCAAGAGTGACTCTGAAGAGAGGGTTACAGGTGTCAAGGACAAACAGGCCCAGATTTGCCCACTCACAGCTGGGGGGTGCCCCAAAGTCTGGAATTAAGGCTTTAGGAAGTGATATGAGGAATTTGAAAAGTCAATTCTGTTGTCCAAAGAAGTGTCTTTGGAATCACATTTGggaagttgttttatttttgcttctgtagaGAAATGTTTAGAAGGGGAATGTCTAAACTTTCCTGTCTGTCCATAGCACAGGCATTGGTGGGTGTAGAAAGGGCAGGTGGCTGGTGATTTGGGGCACTCTGAAATCTGTCAGGAGCTAACATTATATGGAAAAGCTGCTGGAATTGTCTAAGGGCCCACTCGACATGGAGCAGGAATCACGCTCCATGTAAAGTGGTTGGAAAATCTCTCCTAGTTTTAGCGTGGTAGTTGAGAGTGTCACAGCCTGCCTGCCAATTCCTGGCTTCATTTGtattagctgtgtgaacttgggcagctTGCTTCTTATCTCTGTGCCCCAGTGGGAATTACAGAATTAAAAATCTCATAATGTTGTACAGATTCAGTGAGATAGTACATGCCAggtgctcagtgcctggcacataaaagttCCTCAGGACGTGTTTGCTGCTGTTAATacgataatgatgatggtggtggtgatgaagatagagatgatgataatgatgatgatgatgatgatggaaataatggtggtggtgatgatggtggtgatgttggaGATGATGGTGCTGGCGGTGATGATgaaaatggtgatgatgatggttatGATGGAGATGATGTAGACGATGGTAATCATGATGATGGAGATGATGGTGCTGGTGGTACTGGTGATGCTGGTGatgtgatgacagtgatgattATTGTCCTTGTGATGATTTGCTGTCACCGGCTTACTGCTCCATGGTGAGGCCATTTGATGAGGTCCCACACTCTCATCCCTGACCTTGGTGCTCCGAGCAGAGGTGTAGATGATGCTTAGCCAGGAACTGCTTGGGATGGAAAATCACCTGGCTCAGGCCTTCACCAAGGCATTGAGCTGCAGCCTCACACGGTGCTGGCAGAGGCTGAGCGTCAGACGGTCAGCACTTCACCTGAGGTCGGGAAAAGAGGGCTCCCCACGGTGAAGCTTTGTTCTCCAGTGACAGCTCTCTTGCTGGTTGTGTTCTGAGTCTGGAATTACAGTGTCTCCCAGGAGAAAAACGGAGAAACGGAAAGTCATTTCCTGGGCTTTAATCTTCAGCCTCGTAAAGGGAGCTGTGGGCAGTTTAAGCCAGCTGGTCTCAGTCCCCGCGTTTGCCCACTGCGGGATCTCCTGGGCACTTGGCCTGCAGTTCGTGCTCAGTAAAGATTTCCCAGACCTGACGTTCCTCGACCCTGCCTGCTGGCCCCCGGCTCCTGCCTGCACAGACACGTCTGACGCTTTCCCCACCTGCCTGTGTTCACAACTCCGGGAAGGTGCACTGCCCAGGAGGGCCAGGGTCCCCCTTGTCATTCGAGATTTGTCCCCATCTGGATCAATCACAGATTCGTGACACCCAGCAGCTCAAGGATGTGATGGCTCAGATGTCTTCCCAGTTCTGTCTGGTAATTTTTACACTGGAATCCACTCACGTGTTTCCAAGGAtgatttccaggttgctttgtccTTGTCACCAGGGGGCCTTCACTGTCCTCttggtgggaggggctggtgtcGTCTTCTCTCACCCTGATGGTCAGATGACCTGAACTGGGAGCGGGGAGACCTTGGGATCAAGTCCCATGATGATGGAGTAGTTTCTAAATGCCGGGAtcggaggggaagggagagagaagcagatgTAATGGAGAGAGACATGCTCCTTCCCTTCTGTTTAAAGCTGCGACGGCGGTTTAAATGCTGAGCCCCTTTTAATTACCTTGCTGGGTGTTTGCTACCAGGGAAATGAATCCGTCCTTAATTTAAAGATATTTGAGGCAAATGACTCACGAACTTCAAAAGTTTTGAGTGGCTTAATTGGGATAAGAGCATCAACGAACAAGTGAGCTTGTGGAGCTTTCCTAAACAGCCTAAACTCTGTAGACAGCGAGGCTGGTCTTTGGGGTCTTCACTGGGACTTCCCGTATGGATGCGGTGTGGCTTGTCCTGCCAGCTCTGGTTCTGGAGGGTGACCCATCCTGGCCACAGTCGGGATCGTGTGTGTCTGCTGACGGCACCGGGACCTGTCCAGCCTCCCTGAGCGCTCCCCTGCCTTTGCTGAGCAAAGCTGTGTTCACACCAAGTGGATAAATGAGCTGACTCATTAAAGCCGGCCTCAGGTTCTCCTGGAGATGACTCTATCACCGGCTTCCTTTTATTCCCTTCACATGCTTCCTGCTCCGACTTACTGCATTGAGTACTTCTTaagctctctgtttccctcagggCCTCATTCCCCTTCTGAGAGCACTTTGGGATCGAGAAGTGTCTTTAATTCTTATCCCAAACCGTGGTGGCCGTCCCCCTGCGCTTTCTACCTGTGAGCTGTGGCCCTCCACCCACCCTGGGCTGTTGTCCTCCCCAGGCCCTCAGAAGATGCAGGAAGAGACCTGAATTGATGCCTCCTCTACCTGGAAACCAGTGTCCTCTAAGGGTGCCGGTGGGGCTTCCGGTGATCCAGGGCCTGGGGGACTGCAGGAGACACACCCCTGTAGGATGCATCTCCCCTCCACGGGAACCGCGCTCACAGATGCTTTTGAGATACAGTGGTATATGGTTTCATCCACTCACAGGGGAATGATTTTTAAGTGTTGAAATTAAATATTAGACAGAAcatcatttttagaatttttatttgactATGTTAAGAGAACTGGTCTCAGAGTTTCTGGCTTCTGATCAATTGCACAGCGAACCATCCACTCCTCAGTTGACGTTAAATGCTGCAccttggggcagggaggggccagggGGTGGAAAACCCATCCCTGTGCCCTCTTTACAAGGAGCTTAAAAATCTCTTTGGGAAAGCCAGACAGGGAAGGGCACAAGAGACAGATGACAGTTAAGGACGCGAGAGGAAATGTCACAAACACCACATAGGCAATAATAGCTCAGGTGTTATTCTGGAAACacagatgggggaggaggggcgaATGAGGAGAGTCCTGACGGACGGGGAGGGTGaacagtggcagaggccagggaggccAGCGCTGCTGGAAGCCCAGAGGCCTGCCTGGTAGAGGGAGCCCGGGGTGGGGGTGACCCCGGGACTGTCTTCTCACCTCTAGAACAGGATCTGGAAGAGAAAACCCTTGGGGTCCCTGGTCCAGCTCTGAACTGATACAGCAATGTGAGAGACATGTGTACTTCTGCTGAGCCCCAGAAGAACGGCCTTGGTGCCGTTTCCCTCCTGTTCTGTCATCAGTGAAAGGAGAGCCCTGGAGAGCTTTGGCATTCCCCGCTTACAGCATCAACAGCCTGCCAGCCAGCCGGGGGGCCAGGCAGTGGGCCCAGCAGTTCCCGGGCGCAGGCAGGCTCTGGGGTCAGCAGGGTGGTTGCTGGAGATGGGGTTTCAGAGCCTCTGTTTGGGGTGAGACGTCACCCGTTCTgtcccccgcccctgcccaggAGTGGTCCTGGGTTACAGTGACTAACGTGAAAGGGCCCAGGTGATTACACCTGGGGAAGAAACAGTGCCGTCACCTGTGCAGCAGGTAGGTTCCCAGTGAAGGTCAGGGCTCCCCAGAGCTCCGTGCCCAGTTCCGGAGACTCAGCCCCGACTGCCGGGTGATGGACGGGCCACGTGGTCAGACAGGAAGGCCAGACCTCCGGTCTTTGCTTTCGATGTGGCTCAACGACTCTCTGCCCTGAAGTCTGTGGTTAGGAGATGATAATCAGTGATAGTAGAGGATGCAGCTTCCCTTTCCAGAAGTTTCCTTTGGCAGCAGGGATGCCGAGTCTGTCTGGGGAGCTGTGTGGGGGACAAAGCTGGAGCCGGTGGGGAGAGCCCCTGCCTTGACCGGAcctgccccaggccctggagGCCCGCCTGTGGGCCAGTGGCGTGTCCTCGACTGTGCGCGTGACCTCGGGGATCCCCGGCTTCCCTGCCTGCAGAACTGGGAAATGCTTTCCACCTCGCGAGGCCGTCCTGAGACTTGACCGTGTTGACCCCGGTGGAGCGCAGAGCTTGCAGCAGTGCCAGGGCAGAGCTGATGACGGGGTCCTCCTCCTTTGGTGGCTACCTTGGGGGATGGAATGGCACCAGTGCTGGGAAAGTGCTACTTATTTTGTGTCCTTCAAATGCTCCCCGAAGGTATTAGGATGAGGATGTGCAGGTACCCAGCCAGAATTTTTCTAACTCTTCTGCGACCTTCCTCTGCCCTGGAAGGCTTTCAGCAATCAGACCTACCCCGGAAACCCAGCAGAAGCCCCTAACGAGCCACATCGGCAGCCCCGTGTGTGGTTTGGGGGGCGTCACACCAAGGGGAGGTCATGAGCTGGAGCATCCTTTGCACGAGGACAGCCTGCTTCTCTCCAGACCCCCCTG is a window encoding:
- the AJAP1 gene encoding adherens junction-associated protein 1 yields the protein MWIQQLLGLSSMFIRWPGCSLGSHAWILIAMFQLALDLPACESLGPGPEFRLLPRLSPRPPRVWSFKSGQPARVPAPVWSPRPPRLERGHSHGQMLSPRARRAHRPRDQVAALGPKAGLAKPPAAAKSSPSLGSSSSSSSSSAGGSGAPTDQQDLLRRGKRHLQGPAFNSFDFRGSRPTTETEFIAWGPTGEEEAPESNTFPGVYGPTKVSIFQTRKTAVATATATATATTATSVTLQTQGVTEPLDPRSGKPVGVSTTEPSTSPSRDSGKVSKPPRVLGETSGLAVHQIITITVSLIMVIAALITTLVLKNCCAQSGNPRRNSHQRKTNHQEESCQNLTDFTPGRVPSSLDIFTAYNETLQCSHECVRASVPVYTDETLHPAGEYKSTFNGNRPSSSDRHLIPVAFVSEKWFEISC